From a region of the Halolamina sp. CBA1230 genome:
- a CDS encoding HTR-like protein → MERLPLGVARIDSILRGGAPPGSTLLAAGESGAGAREFAHTAAAMNALSDADPELFDLYYGDLPERSTVPPEIHYVSFTADSDEIAREMGYTMDDDIVEAASEAIQFRDLSPEYFQLSPIPREWYMGEAQTIEDLGKAEGTDDVLGALGDYLNEHAAGNLVVLDSISDLVGAMGEDVEWNDITTLIRGLTKASHSWDGLIVMIVNRDAITAKEFGQLMDAAEGTFEFSWESGGSQRARTMVVRQFRGVLSQLEQENIVRFETEIHEGGFDVSDVRKIR, encoded by the coding sequence ATGGAGCGGCTACCGCTGGGCGTCGCGCGCATCGACAGCATCCTCCGCGGCGGCGCGCCGCCGGGGAGCACCCTGCTCGCGGCCGGGGAGTCGGGGGCGGGCGCCCGGGAGTTCGCCCACACCGCGGCGGCGATGAACGCGCTCTCGGACGCCGATCCGGAGCTGTTCGACCTCTACTACGGCGACCTGCCCGAACGGTCGACGGTGCCCCCGGAAATCCACTACGTCTCCTTCACCGCCGACAGCGACGAGATCGCCCGCGAGATGGGGTACACGATGGACGACGACATCGTCGAGGCCGCGAGCGAGGCGATCCAGTTCCGGGATCTCTCGCCGGAGTACTTCCAGCTCTCGCCGATCCCGCGGGAGTGGTACATGGGCGAGGCTCAGACGATCGAGGATCTCGGGAAGGCGGAGGGGACCGACGACGTGCTCGGCGCGCTGGGGGATTACCTCAACGAACACGCGGCGGGGAACCTCGTGGTGCTCGACTCCATCTCCGACCTCGTCGGCGCGATGGGCGAGGACGTGGAGTGGAACGACATCACGACGCTGATCCGCGGGCTCACCAAGGCCTCCCACAGCTGGGACGGGCTGATCGTCATGATCGTCAACCGCGACGCGATCACCGCCAAGGAGTTCGGACAGTTGATGGACGCCGCGGAGGGCACCTTCGAGTTCTCGTGGGAGTCCGGCGGCTCCCAGCGCGCCAGAACGATGGTGGTCAGACAGTTCCGTGGCGTGCTCTCCCAGCTGGAGCAGGAGAACATCGTCCGGTTCGAGACCGAGATCCACGAGGGCGGCTTCGACGTGAGCGACGTGCGGAAGATCCGTTAG
- the trmY gene encoding tRNA (pseudouridine(54)-N(1))-methyltransferase TrmY, translating into MRQFLVVGHDVPTEPSFSLDDIAGGAGRLDVLCRCVNSAFFLSHDLRGDVQVHLVLRDEYTVSFDGADLRRLNPDERSTAALIRGALEEKGEAIGHQPVETSPGVSLYRMGFSATFDRVARDATVVQLHEDGDPLVDAEPPEDPLFVLSDHNDFADAEGELLDEKADRRVRVGPKRLHADHTITVAHNFLDTEGYRRC; encoded by the coding sequence ATGCGCCAGTTCCTCGTCGTCGGCCACGACGTGCCGACCGAGCCCTCGTTCTCGCTCGACGACATCGCCGGCGGTGCGGGCCGGCTGGACGTGCTGTGTCGCTGTGTCAACTCGGCCTTTTTCCTCTCTCACGACCTGCGCGGGGACGTACAGGTCCACCTCGTCCTGCGCGACGAGTACACCGTCTCCTTCGACGGCGCCGACCTGCGCCGACTCAACCCCGACGAGCGCTCGACGGCCGCGCTGATCCGCGGCGCGCTGGAGGAGAAAGGGGAGGCCATCGGCCACCAGCCGGTCGAGACGAGTCCCGGCGTCTCGCTCTACCGGATGGGCTTTTCGGCGACGTTCGACCGCGTCGCCCGCGACGCGACAGTCGTACAACTCCACGAGGACGGCGACCCGCTCGTCGACGCTGAACCGCCGGAGGACCCGCTGTTCGTGCTCTCGGATCACAACGACTTCGCCGACGCGGAGGGGGAACTACTCGACGAGAAGGCGGACCGTCGCGTCCGCGTCGGGCCGAAACGGCTCCACGCCGACCACACGATCACGGTGGCGCACAACTTCCTCGACACCGAGGGGTACCGGCGGTGCTAA